From the genome of Sphingobacterium sp. UGAL515B_05:
GCTATCAGGATGAGTTAAACCAGGTGGCGCAATTGGATCGCGATTGGAAAGTGAGTTTTATGGCTGGTGGACCTGTTTTACCAAAGGCTAAAAAGCTCGATCAACTCTCCTCCTGGACAGATTGGGGAGACCAAGATGCTGTCAATTTTTCCGGAACAGGAGCTTATGAAACAACAATTTCGATCAATAAGGATCAATCAAAATCTTATCTATTGAAATTGGGCCGTGTTGCTGAAAGTGCAAAGGTCTATGTCAACGGAAAAGAGGCCGGTGTGTTATGGTCTATTCCGTTTCAGCTAGATATTACAACCCTGTTGGTAAATGGTGAAAACAAGATTCGCATAGAGGTTGCCAATTTAATGGCAAACCGTATCAGCTATTTAGACCGTAAAAAAGTTGCCTGGCGAAATTATCACGAAATCAATTTTGTCAATATCAATTATAAAGATTTTGATGCAAGCGGCTGGAAACCCATGGAAAGCGGTTTGATTGGACCTGTTACCATTTGGAGTTATTAAAAGCAAAAAGCAGTAAGCACTATTGAAAGCCTCGTATAAAACGAGGCTTTTTTTGGGGGCATTACTTTTTACAATTTTGATGGTTAAAATATACAAAAAAGAGTGCGCTTTAAGTTTTTAAAATTTGCAATTGTCTGGTTATCATGTAAGTTCAGGACAGTTAATCAAATGAGTTCTTTTAAATTGATTTACCAATATAAATCAGATTAATAATTAAAAAACTCAATCCATGAAAAACATAATGCGATATGGAGCCATTGTTGTGGCTCAAATGGCTTTTACACATGTATTGTACGCACAGGGGACACTGACGGGAAAAGTTGTTGATAATAAAAATCAGCCGATCAGTGGTGTTACAATCCAGGTAAATGGCAAAAATGAAGGGGCAAGCAGTCAAAATGGTGATTTCAGTATTCATGCAAAATCTGGTGACAATATTGTATTTCGTTCTGTGGAATACCAGCAGAAAGAAGTCCGCGTATCAACATTAGCATTTCTACGTGTCGAGTTGTTGCCGAAACAAGAAGCATTGGATGAGGTTGTCGTCATTGGCTATGGATCCCAAAAACGAACTAACCTTATAGCTCCGGTTTCAAAGTTTAATGCTGAGAATCTCGATGAGCGCCCTATTGCACGGGTTGATCAAGCCCTGATCGGACAGATGTCCGGTGTACGGGTTAAGCAATCTACAGGTGTTCCCGGAAAAGGGTTAAGTGTTCAGGTCAGGGGATCGGGCTCTATTACCGCTGGGAGTGAACCCTTGTATGTCATTGACGGTTTCCCACTGTCAACGGCCTCACAAAACGGCTCGGGAAACTATGCCTCAGGAAATCCGCTGGATAATATGAACCCAAACGATATTGAATCTGTGGAAGTCCTAAAAGATGCATCTGCAGCTGCAATTTATGGATCCCGGGCAGCAAACGGAGTTGTTTTGATCACCACAAAACGCGGAAAGAGCGGCCAGGCTAAAGTAAGTCTCAATTCATACATAGGCATTTCCGAGGCTTATAAAAAATTGGATATGTTAAATGGTGAAGAGTGGATAGATAGAGCGGTGGAGATGATCAATGCACAATGGGAAGCCTCGGGTACCGGAAGGCTGGCAAGCCAAAGCAATGCCGAACGACGGAAAATATTGGGACTCGCCGAGGGGACATATAATACATCTTATATGTATGATGACCGTTGGTTGGAACCCGGACGTCCCGGGCTTTACCTTATCAATTGGCAAGACGAAGCGTATCGAAAAGGAGTGATCCAAAACTACCAGGTTGCGGCTTCGGGAGCGACAGAATTTGTCAATTATTATGTCTCGGGGAATTATCTCAATCAACAAGGTATTGTGAAAGGCTTGGATTATAAAAACTATACTGCCAGAGCTAACGTTGAAGTAAAACCGAATAAAAAATTCGCATTTGGTTTAAACCTAGCACCTACCTATTCTATCGGAAATGACCCCGGAGTGGAAGGAAAGGATAATATCATGCATCAGATTTATTCGATGTCACCTGTTCAGGACCATCCTGCTGGAACAGTAAACGTTTTTGACAATGAAAAATATCCTTGGAGTACTTCAACAAATGATCCCATTGCCAAATTGAATTATTATATCGGGGAAAACAAAATTTCACGTTTACTGGGGACAGTTTACGGACAGTACAATATTCTTGATAACTTCAATTTTAAGACTACAGTTAATTTGGATCAAACCGATAGCAGAAGTAATAGATTTCAGCCCTACACTGTAGGCGGAACTTTGGCTAACCGAACCAACAATCCGAATCAAGCTACCTATGGCTCCAACAGTGTGTATCGAAAGCAAACTTTTGTAAACGAGAATACGTTAAATTATCATCTCAATTTTGACAAACATGATATTACCGCTTTGCTGGGGCAAGCCTATAATTTTGATAAACTTGAAACTTCTTCCATCACCTCGCAGGGAGGTTATACCAATAGTTCGATAACAACTTTGAACGGTGCCGTTGCTACAGTTGCCTCAACAGGCGCAACGCAAAGTGTCTTGCTTTCTTATTTTGGGCGTGTGCAATATGCCTATGACGGTAAGTATTTGCTTTCTGGAAGTATTCGTCGGGACGGCTCATCGCGTTTTGGATCCAATACAAAATGGGGTTGGTTCCCATCATTGTCCATGGGCTGGCGTCTGTCACAGGAGCGTTTTATGAAACCAGTTACCTTTATCAATGAGCTGAAATTACGCGGAAGCTATGGTGAATCAGGGAATAACAATATAGGTGATTACAGTAGCATTGCCTTGTTGGGCTTTTACAATTATTCGTCAAATGGCCTTTCCGTTTCTGGACAGGCACCAAGCAATATCATTAATCCGGATCTAAGATGGGAAAAATCGCGGACTTATGATGTGGGATTGGATTTTGGCCTTTTGGGTTCCCGCATTACAGGATCATTTGACTGGTATACCCGGAAGAGCAGTGATTTATTGCTAAATGTTCCTTCCATGCTTTCGACAGGTTTTTCTTCCTATTTGGATAATGCAGGAGAGGTTAAAAGTAAAGGCTGGGATTTAGAGATCATTTCCCATCAGGTCAGAAAAGCAGATTTTTCATGGTCTACCTCTTTTAATATTAGTCATAATTCCAATAAAGTAACAAAACTTGATGGTGAGCAAAAGGAGATTTTAATACCGTCCTCATTTGATATCCAGCATAGTCTTCTACGGATTGGCGAGCCGATGTATAGTATTTATGTCGTTAAACAAGACGGTATATTGACTCAAGCAGACATTGATGCTGGGGCTGCGTTGTATGGTAGCCAAAAGGCAGGCGATCCAAAATATGTGGATGCCAATGGAGATGGTGTGATTGATGCGAATGACCGTGTGATTGTGGGGCATCCAAACCCAAGTTATGTATGGGGGATAACCAACAACTTTAAGTATAAAAATTTTGATTTGAGTTTTATGTTCCAAGGCCAGAATGGTGGTCATATCTATTCTTTATTAGGACGTGCCTTGGGACGTACCGGTCAAGGATCATCAGACAATGCGCTTGGATTTTATCGGGATAGATGGCGTTCAGAAGAGGATCCTGGAGAAGGTCGTGTTGGAAAAGCTTATTCAACGTTTGGACGGATTAAAAATACAGATTGGCTGTATTCGTCGGATTATTGGCGTTTACGCAACGTCACGCTTGGTTATAATATCAAAGACCTGAAATTGGGGAGTCAGTCCAAGCTTAGTTTAGTCCGTTTATTCGTGACATTGGAGAATTTTTGGGGAAAGGACAAATATGATGGGGGTGTAAATCCGGAATCTTCAAACACAAATCTAAGCGGAAGCTCTGATTATCCCGAGGCGGGTGATTATGGAGGCCTGGCAATTCCAAAGACAATGACATTTGGTTTAAACGTAAATTTTTAGAATGATGAAAAAATTGAGCCTATTTTTTTTGATAGCAGGTCTATTGGGATCTTGCAAAATGGATCTGAACCAGCAACCAATTTCGAGTGCTACTTCAGATACCTACTTTAAGACAGCAAATGATTTTATTCAAGGATTGAACGCTATATATAACAGTACACGAGGATATCCTGATCGCCTGATGAATCTCTCGGAAACACGATCGGATAATTTGTACGCAGTGTCGGACGGCGGAGTGCGTGAT
Proteins encoded in this window:
- a CDS encoding TonB-dependent receptor; this translates as MKNIMRYGAIVVAQMAFTHVLYAQGTLTGKVVDNKNQPISGVTIQVNGKNEGASSQNGDFSIHAKSGDNIVFRSVEYQQKEVRVSTLAFLRVELLPKQEALDEVVVIGYGSQKRTNLIAPVSKFNAENLDERPIARVDQALIGQMSGVRVKQSTGVPGKGLSVQVRGSGSITAGSEPLYVIDGFPLSTASQNGSGNYASGNPLDNMNPNDIESVEVLKDASAAAIYGSRAANGVVLITTKRGKSGQAKVSLNSYIGISEAYKKLDMLNGEEWIDRAVEMINAQWEASGTGRLASQSNAERRKILGLAEGTYNTSYMYDDRWLEPGRPGLYLINWQDEAYRKGVIQNYQVAASGATEFVNYYVSGNYLNQQGIVKGLDYKNYTARANVEVKPNKKFAFGLNLAPTYSIGNDPGVEGKDNIMHQIYSMSPVQDHPAGTVNVFDNEKYPWSTSTNDPIAKLNYYIGENKISRLLGTVYGQYNILDNFNFKTTVNLDQTDSRSNRFQPYTVGGTLANRTNNPNQATYGSNSVYRKQTFVNENTLNYHLNFDKHDITALLGQAYNFDKLETSSITSQGGYTNSSITTLNGAVATVASTGATQSVLLSYFGRVQYAYDGKYLLSGSIRRDGSSRFGSNTKWGWFPSLSMGWRLSQERFMKPVTFINELKLRGSYGESGNNNIGDYSSIALLGFYNYSSNGLSVSGQAPSNIINPDLRWEKSRTYDVGLDFGLLGSRITGSFDWYTRKSSDLLLNVPSMLSTGFSSYLDNAGEVKSKGWDLEIISHQVRKADFSWSTSFNISHNSNKVTKLDGEQKEILIPSSFDIQHSLLRIGEPMYSIYVVKQDGILTQADIDAGAALYGSQKAGDPKYVDANGDGVIDANDRVIVGHPNPSYVWGITNNFKYKNFDLSFMFQGQNGGHIYSLLGRALGRTGQGSSDNALGFYRDRWRSEEDPGEGRVGKAYSTFGRIKNTDWLYSSDYWRLRNVTLGYNIKDLKLGSQSKLSLVRLFVTLENFWGKDKYDGGVNPESSNTNLSGSSDYPEAGDYGGLAIPKTMTFGLNVNF